The DNA sequence CCCACTCCCCCTTTTCCCCTCTCCAGCGCACACAACACAATACACACACGCACCACCTCACCCACGCGGAAGAGGAGAGCTCGAGGAAGGAGACACTGCCTTGTTGCCAACTCTGTCGCGCCCAGCCCGCCGCCGCTGTCGAGTCAAAcccgagagagagagagagtgcgACGATGAGAGAGGAGGAGCCGTCACCAAATGCGTCGCCGCTGCTGGAGGAGCTTCGCGCTTCGCCGTCGCCGAGGAGGGGAAAGAGGAGCTGCTCCTATCGCGTCAGTCACTGTCGTGCTTCCTGGTTGCTGATGAGGGAGCCGCGAGAACCGTTGCCGTCGCGGAGGAGGGGGACACGCGAGAGGGAGCCGTCACGGTGGTCGCCATCGTCGCTGTTGAGTACATGTTCATGCTTTTTCAGTAAATCTTCGATCATCATTTAATcatttattttgaatattaCAATAAATCTGTGCTTTTAATTGTTATTACTCTTCTCCAATTGAAAGGAACCGATGGAAGGAGAGAACCGCAGGTACCCTCAAGTTCCTGAAGAACAAGGTTACTCGCAAGGTTTGGCTTCTCATCTGAACAAAATTCATTTGTGCTTCTTTGTTTATGTTGTTTATTCTCGGATtcatttgtttattattttcaaGTTTAACTCTGTTCATTCAGCTTTTCGTTTTTCGCTGTTTTGAATCCACTTGCTTTTTCTGGATTGAGATATATAAATTAACTCCTTTATTGATGTTGTTTGTTGTAGAGTTTTTTTCTGCTGCAGCAGATTCCATTCATTCAGTCTTATGCTGGAGATGTTAATCAAGTTATCCACATTTTTGGTCAGTGTTTTCGTTGGGTTATGCAACTTATTTGTCTCGTTTTGTTGTTATTGGATTTAATACTTTGTATGGTTTATTGTGGATCTTCcaaataatattttgtttagATTAAAGCTTAGTTGTGCAATATTTCTCACTTAATTTTGCTCTTTTTTAGTTGAATCGCCTAATCCTCTTACTGTGTTTTTATGTGTCCTAATCTGACTGATATTTACTAAAAAAGTACCAGATTCAATTTTTGGGAATATACCTTTTTGTTACCTAACTATTAGGTGCTGCATGTGAAACCAATCTGTGGTTGCAATATCTTTTGGGTTTTATTATTCTGTCACTGAAAAATCAGGATTTCAAAGAACTTGTTTATTGTGAAtgaatgaaataataaaatggTGCAATAACAATGAGAAGTCCTTTGTTTATCTATAGAAATGGTTGGGACTTGGGAGGGAGTGAAAAAATTatgtattaaaaaattatatataaaaattatttaataaaaaattaaaaattaatcttaaatttaaataaaattataaatatattatatattttagtatttaaaaaaatgtatcaCTTAATATATATGTTTAGCAAATTTAAATACTATAGTACAAGAATGAATGTAatgtaaatataaatataatattttaataattaaaaataatattatcttttcataatttatgaTATCATGTATTAACAACATTagtattataattaaataatatttaaaaatataaattgttaaaaaataatatataagtGACAGCAATAATatctataattaataaatatagttagatcaaaaatagaaaagaatattaaaaatattgtaAGAACATGATACATTATAGTGTTTTAGACATTCATTACCTAATATATAATGAGCAAATTATTTGcaaactaaaataaagaactgtggccatcaatcaaattttttaaataattatgcCAAACATTAACAAAGATAGAAGATAAAGAGGgggagaagaaataaaaaaaaaacgcagCAAAAGCAATAGCAATAAAATAACGACGATAAAAGAAAATTAGTGAAGAAGTACTTAATTCACGTGTTTATTGTGTGAGtaaattttaatgaatttagactaatttaattaaatttagttgATAAAAACATTTAAATAGGTAATGAAATACTTTGTTTTACATGTAAGCCGACACTAactaattttctattttttactaaaaatatcaATCCTcccataattatttttttaaatataaaaagtttcaatttttttatgtgCTAAATTTCTGTTGGTtaatttttcaaactttttaacTTTTGGCTTAACAAATAACAAGAGACTATCATTTAATGGTGGTAAATATCTCTCATTTTGATGAATTGGGTATAACAggggtaattttattttattttattttattcttgggGTAAGTTTATTAGTTATTACTACAACAATAATGCATAGAGAGTATATTAATCATAGAATTTacttaaagaaataaaataaaagttataCTAGAGAACGAATATTGCCGTTCGCCCTTTCATAtattaacaaataataatatctatTCTACTTTCATTGATTGGATTTTgttcaataataaaataaaaaaaatttatatttcctcaaatatcatttttggactttaattcttaaaataagattttttttgcATTTAAATAAGTTCGTCAGATCTCGGCGAACTCTATAAAATTTGGCAAGTTCGCCTGATTCGAGCGAAACTCTAAATTTTAGAGTTTGTCTAACCCCAACGAACTTCTTTTTAAGTTTGTTGAATTCTGCGTTTTTAATTCATTATCATTATCTCCAAATAATATATAGATCTACAAAAATCTTTGAAGAAGACATGCTATTGttaaatatgttttttttaatttataattaaaaaaattcttgaaGAAGCCATGCTCGTTGTCCGTGTATTTTTATGTATTCCTATATACTGTTTGTAGATCTATATACTATTTGGAAATGATGATAATGAATTAAAAAcgcaaaattaaaaaaacttaaagGGAGTTCGTCGGGCGTTAGGCAAAGGAATTAGGTAAACTTGTCAATTTTTATAGAGTTTGTCGGTTACAGCGAATTtgtttaaatacaaaaaaaatgtattttaaGAATTAAAGTCCAAAAATCATGTTTGAGGAAATAtggattttgtttattttattattgaaaaaaatctTTCATTGATTTTTACAGGAATCTTTTTAAGtaattatgtaaaaatatttttaacagaGAATAAAGGTGTCAAAATTGGAAGACCAATATCCACttcttaaaaattatataattaaacataaaaatttatccAACAAACTTTGACCATGGATCGAAATTCATATTGGATCTACCATGCATTAATGAGTTAAAATTAGTGCAGCTGTCGTACAACGTCACCACTTAAGAAAGAACTGAGGCCACATATACAATAACAAACTGAACAGTACAAGTATAAAAAAGAGATAAGAACAGAACGAATAAAGTTGAAGAAATGATGGAATATGGTCAGCTTACGCGTAAAACACTTAACTACTAGATGGAACACAGTGCGCTATGTTTACTAATTTTGGAAGCACGTAACAAAATATCATCTAATAAAAGGAAATATAATCTTGTAAGGAGATATATAATCGAAGctacagaaagaaaaggaaggaaaagaaaaagaaaagttaaTATGTCAAGGTCGTTGTTAGCAGAGAAGATCGGAGCAGCAGGGCGGGTGGTGGCGGTGGCGATTGAGAACAACAAAACAAGCCAGGATGCAGCAAAATGGACAGTTGATAATCTTCTTCCAAAAGACCAAGTTCTCGTACTTATCCATGTTAGACAACAAGCATCTTCCATTCGCTCACcatgtaataataatatatatgctATTATGTGTCTGCGTTATTGTTTGGATAATTGATGTCATGTGATATCTTTGTTATTACTTCATTCACAGCTTGCATTGTCAATTTCTTTATAGCAAGCATGCATGCACACGTTAATGATTTCTATGAGTGCATGCAGACGGAAACCTTTTACCCGTTAATGGCGACGATGATCTGGGAAGAGCATACAGGCAACAAATGGAGAATGAAACCAAAGAGCTTTTCGGCTCATTTCGTGTCTTCTGCAATAGAAAAAATGTTAGTTCCATCGATGTTTATTGTtcttttttccatttttcaagAATAATCTGTATGCTcgtttcattttctttttcgctgattattaattttgtcttGTATTATTGGCTACAGATACAATGCAAAGAAATCTTGCTGGAAGACACGGATATACCTAAGGCGATAATAAATAGCATTACATCCTATTCCATTGAACTTTTAGTACTTGGATCATCAAAGAGCAGCTTTCTCAAGTATACATTTGATTATTCTTCGTTCCCCAGCTCACTAACCCAAACATTTACTTAACAGATAATAGGAATACTAATACTTAATCCAACTATAAAATAACTCGATATATTATTGAAAGTTTAATTTTGGATGCATTGTAaatttaaagtaattttataagtgatggtcatttaaaaaataactttttaagtTAATAACGTGAATAGtcatttaaaaagataaatataattggagaattgtataaaataaaataaaactctaTTATTAATAGCAAAAAGGTAGATAGCATGAGGTATGTTTTGATGGTTGAATTTGCTGCATATATATGACAGAAAAATCAGGGGTGCGGAGGTTCCAAACCAAGTATCGAAAGGGGCACCACCATTCTGCACTGTGTACGTTATTAACAAAGGAAAAATCTCAACTGTGAGATATGCAACTGCTCAATTAACTGTTAGACCCCGTAACAGCATATTGCCGCTGCACTCTACTCAGTCTCCGTCTCCATCTGAGTCTTACTCTGAGTCTCAGTTCTTCAGTGCTGAAAGATTCGATTCGCGGCTGACACGCAACCACCCTCCACGACCACTGGAGAAACCTGGATACCATGGACGGCAGTCCTTGGAGGACTTCTCAAGCCCAATCAAGTAAGTAACTATCAAGATTCAAGACTTATTAAGACTTATTAATAAGAGAGGAATAGTGGTCTAACTTAGTTAACTTGTTCAGCAAACTTGGTAGACCAGAGCCCAAACCATATGAACCTTCGATGACTCAATGCGATATCTCATTCGTGAATGGAAAGCCAGGGGTTGATAAGTTGTTCTCTTTATTGTATGACGAAAGTGTGGACGATGGAGCTCCCCCTCGTCTTTCTTTGGGATCCGACTTTGGAGTTAACCTTCTCGACTGCGCTTTCACTTCACAAGAGACAGCTAATTTTAGCGACGGATACTCTTTTAATTCACAGGACAGTGGAGCATCATCAAGCCTAGCTATTTTGGTCATATTCTTGAATTCTTGAACCTTGAACCTTGCACCTTGAACCTTACGTGTTTTAACATTCTGATTTCGAATTACAGGATGAAGTGGAGACTGAAATGAGAAGACTTAAGCTAGAACTTGAGCAGTCAATGGATGTGTATAGCACAGCATGCAGGGAGGCTTTGGTAGCAAAGCAAAAGGTACcttattagttaaaaaaatgcAATCTACAAAAGTACATATagaactaactaactaactagtTGATTGACAACATTCGCCAACAGGCATTGGAGCTTCGTAATTTGAAAATGCGAGAATGGAAGAAGTTTCACGGGGAGCAAACTGCTGAAAAAGCAGAGTTGGAATTAGCTACTAAGGAGAAAGAAAAGTGTAGAGCAGCCTCGAATGCAGCGGAAGTATCTAGAAAAATAGCAGAGTTGGAGGctaagaaaaaaatgaattgtGGGATGAGAATGAGAGCAGAAGCGGAGCTAAAGCAGTCGGGAGAGGGTTTGTTATACGGGGGTTCTGCGAGGTATAGAAGATACACGGTTGAGGAAATTGAAGCAGCGacaaaaggcttctccaacgcTCTCAAGGTGGGTGAAGGAGGTTATGGGCCAGTGTATAAGTGTGAACTAGATCACACACTAGTTGCAATCAAAGTACTTAAGACAAATGCATCTCAAGGATGGTCACAGTTTCACCAAGAGATTGAGGTGCTAAGCTGCATAAGGCATCCACACATGGTTCTCCTGCTGGGAGCGTGTCCGGAGATTGGATGCCTAGTGTACGAGTACATGGCTAATGGAAGCTTAGACGATTGCCTGTTCCACAGAGGCAATGCACCAGTGCTCCCATGGCAGTTAAGATTCCGAATTGCTGCAGAGATTGCAACTGCCCTTCTTTTCCTCCACCAGACAAAGCCGGAGCCACTGGTGCACCGTGACTTGAAACCTGGAAACATTTTGCTTGATCGCAACCTGGTGAGCAAGATTGGTGACGTCGGGTTAGCAAGGCTTGTCCCTCCTTCGGTTTCAGACGTTGTCACACAATATAGACTCACATCAACTGCAGGAACTTTCTGCTACATTGATCCCGAGTACCAGCAAACAGGGATGCTTGGAGTCAAGTCTGATATTTACTCACTGGGAGTCATGCTTCTTCAGATCATAACTGCAAGGTCACCAATGGGTTTGACTCATCAGGTTGCGAAAGCCATTCAGAGAGGCACTTTTGCTGAAATGCTTGACCCTGCTGTTGAGGATTGGCCAATTCAACATGCCTTGCATTTTGCAAAGATTGGCCTCAAATGTGCAGAGATGAAAAGAAAAGATAGACCTGATCTTGCAAAAGTTGTATTGCCTGAGTTAAACAAGCTCAGACAGTTTGCTGAAGAAAACACGCCTATGATGATGTTTGGTGTTGGCGCAGGATCCGCTTCTCGCTCTACAACAACTTCCTTATTTCAAGTCAGTCTCTCATATTCATCATAGCTTTTTTCCGTTAATAATAAGACATTATTACACTCATCTCATCTCATCACGTTACATATATCTCTTGTAGGACACCAGTGAAACTCAATCGTTCTCTGAAATCTCTGAAAGTAGCCTCTCAAGCACGCCCTCAATCGAGAAAATTGAAAGTTCCGGGCTTGAGGCGGAAGTTACACTTGGCATGCGCTTTTAAAGCTGGTCTAGTTGATAATCTGAACCATTTGAACAAGGTAATGCTATGATGAAGAATGCCTTTTAAGGAAGAGTGAAGATTattgttttttcaaaaaataaagatatcatgtaaaatgcacacTTCCCTTAAAAGATTAGTTACAATAATCATTCTTCAATCAACTTTATTCTTTACCAAAGAAATTTCCCGTTAACAATAGAGATGTAGAAGTGTATAAAAGCTTGTAGAAATTAGAAGCTATTATGTTAGTTATGCTGACTCTGGCATATTTCTGTTATTGACAGCAACTATATATAGACTCATGTAACTAActctttgatgatgatgatgatcaataACAGATTCTCCCACTTAACCAACTCAGACATAAGTCTGTTACCTTTCACTAGTTAAACGTTAACAACAACAGACCCAGTTCTAACTCAAGTTCTAGTTTATTTTGCCTCTTAGAATAGCACTCAAAACCGTACAAACGAAGAACGTTAGTTTTCAATGTGAATATACCAATTTCATTAGGAACTGTAATAGAACTAGTACGAGACACAgaaagaatatatatttaaaaattgtctattaaatataataaaaataagggGGAATAGTGGTACCTGATAAATTACAGTGTGTAACAATTCTCATTTGATGTGTGGGTAAAAAATTGTCTGTCCCATTATCTAAAAAGTACATGtaaaatcattttcaaatgACAAACAATAATAGCACGAAATATCTTGAACTATTTCGATAAAATCAATAACAATAGGAAGTAGAAATGCATAAACTGATCTTCCAACATTCCCATGTCTACTGATATTTATGCAAAAAATTAcactttttataatataatataatattaaatttaaatatatattacgTGAGAACTTTATCTGAGATTGAACAAAATTGTTAATAGTAATGCAATAAGAATTTAAGAGCTTACTTGTTTGATGAAATTTAAATGGTATGAATTGCAGTTAAGAAAAAAGTGATTACACATGTAATAATTTAGAAGATAATACAATCAACGGAATTTATAAGACTCGACAGTAGCGGGTGGAAAGCACAAAAAAAAGTGTAGACTGATTCATGCAACAAACCCTCCTAACTTTGAAGTTTACAATAGGATA is a window from the Arachis stenosperma cultivar V10309 chromosome 3, arast.V10309.gnm1.PFL2, whole genome shotgun sequence genome containing:
- the LOC130966598 gene encoding U-box domain-containing protein 35-like; protein product: MSRSLLAEKIGAAGRVVAVAIENNKTSQDAAKWTVDNLLPKDQVLVLIHVRQQASSIRSPYGNLLPVNGDDDLGRAYRQQMENETKELFGSFRVFCNRKNIQCKEILLEDTDIPKAIINSITSYSIELLVLGSSKSSFLKKIRGAEVPNQVSKGAPPFCTVYVINKGKISTVRYATAQLTVRPRNSILPLHSTQSPSPSESYSESQFFSAERFDSRLTRNHPPRPLEKPGYHGRQSLEDFSSPINKLGRPEPKPYEPSMTQCDISFVNGKPGVDKLFSLLYDESVDDGAPPRLSLGSDFGVNLLDCAFTSQETANFSDGYSFNSQDSGASSSLAILDEVETEMRRLKLELEQSMDVYSTACREALVAKQKALELRNLKMREWKKFHGEQTAEKAELELATKEKEKCRAASNAAEVSRKIAELEAKKKMNCGMRMRAEAELKQSGEGLLYGGSARYRRYTVEEIEAATKGFSNALKVGEGGYGPVYKCELDHTLVAIKVLKTNASQGWSQFHQEIEVLSCIRHPHMVLLLGACPEIGCLVYEYMANGSLDDCLFHRGNAPVLPWQLRFRIAAEIATALLFLHQTKPEPLVHRDLKPGNILLDRNLVSKIGDVGLARLVPPSVSDVVTQYRLTSTAGTFCYIDPEYQQTGMLGVKSDIYSLGVMLLQIITARSPMGLTHQVAKAIQRGTFAEMLDPAVEDWPIQHALHFAKIGLKCAEMKRKDRPDLAKVVLPELNKLRQFAEENTPMMMFGVGAGSASRSTTTSLFQDTSETQSFSEISESSLSSTPSIEKIESSGLEAEVTLGMRF